From Rutidosis leptorrhynchoides isolate AG116_Rl617_1_P2 chromosome 3, CSIRO_AGI_Rlap_v1, whole genome shotgun sequence, a single genomic window includes:
- the LOC139896021 gene encoding alpha-galactosidase-like has translation MYKIYLKFVLLCFSTFLLSTRYTTTNATRTMFMGTDDRRSLLENGLGRTPQMGWNSWNHFGCNIEEKLIRETADAMVSTGLAAAGYKYVNLDDCWAELNRDSKGNFIPKAATFPSGIKALADYVHNKGLRLGIYSDAGTQTCSKQMPGSLGREEQDAKTFASWGIDYLKYDNCNNQGISPKDRYPKMTKALQNSGRSIFYSLCEWGEQDPATWAHNVGNSWRTTGDISDNWDSMTSRADLNDKWAAYAKPGGWNDPDMLEVGNGGMTTEEYRSHFSIWALAKAPLLVGCDVRSMSKETYAILSNKEVIAVNQDKLGVQGKKVKKNGDLEVWAGPLAHNKVAVILWNRGGSTSQITAYWSDLGLNSTTVVKARDLWAHRTHKSIKGRISATIQSHACKMFVLTPK, from the exons ATGTACAAGATATATCTAAAGTTTGTACTACTTTGCTTCTCCACCTTCCTTTTAAGCACCCGATATACAACTACCAATGCAACACGTACAATGTTTATGGGCACAGATGACCGGAGGAGCCTTTTGGAGAATGGACTTGGCCGTACTCCTCAAATGGG GTGGAATAGTTGGAACCACTTTGGTTGTAATATTGAAGAAAAATTAATCAGGGAAACAG CGGATGCAATGGTGTCAACTGGACTTGCTGCTGCAGGTTACAAATATGTTAATTTAG ATGATTGCTGGGCTGAACTTAATAGAGATTCAAAG GGAAATTTCATTCCTAAAGCTGCCACATTTCCATCTGGAATCAAAGCATTAGCAGATTATGTTCATAACAAAGGATTAAGGCTTGGAATTTACTCTGATGCAGG AACTCAAACATGTAGCAAACAAATGCCTGGATCATTAGGCCGTGAAGAGCAGGACGCAAAGACTTTCGCTTCATGG ggtattgATTATTTAAAATACGATAACTGTAACAATCAAGGTATAAGCCCAAAGGACAG GTATCCAAAAATGACAAAAGCATTGCAGAATTCAGGCAGGTCCATCTTTTATTCTTTATGTGAATG GGGTGAACAGGATCCTGCAACTTGGGCACATAATGTTGGTAATAGCTGGAGAACTACAGGGGATATTTCTGATAATTGGGATAG CATGACCTCACGGGCCGATCTAAATGATAAATGGGCAGCTTACGCGAAACCTGGTGGATGGAATG ATCCTGACATGTTGGAAGTTGGAAACGGAGGAATGACAACAGAGGAATATCGTTCGCATTTTAGTATTTGGGCGTTAGCAAAG GCACCTCTGTTGGTTGGTTGTGACGTACGATCAATGAGCAAAGAAACATATGCAATTCTTAGTAACAAAGAAGTTATTGCCGTGAATCAAG ATAAACTTGGAGTTCAGGGGAAAAAGGTTAAAAAGAATGGTGATTTGGAG GTTTGGGCCGGGCCTCTTGCACATAACAAAGTTGCTGTAATTCTATGGAACAGAGGAGGCTCAACAAGCCAAATTACTGCTTATTGGTCTGATTTAGGCCTTAATTCGACCACAGTTGTTAAAGCGCGTGACTTATGGGCG CATAGAACACACAAATCGATCAAGGGGCGGATCTCGGCAACTATACAATCTCATGCATGTAAAATGTTCGTTCTAACTCCAAAATGA
- the LOC139899924 gene encoding uncharacterized protein, which produces MDRDRDREDKIYDEAVAIANAYDPLQALEAIDFLEEEEVENEGPSIPKAPRRNFPRDREGKAKQLYNDYFSDDPTFPLDKFRRRYCMSKSLFIRICRGIINFNQEPIPDYFTFFKQKQDATGQWGFNVFQKCTSAIRQLAYGVAPDIFDEYLHMGESTSYLCLENFCKSVLHLYSAEYLRRPNAHDAQRLISKHEEIHDFPGMLGSIDCMHWGWRNCLVAWEGQYTRGDHGYPTIMLEVVASYDTRI; this is translated from the coding sequence ATGGATCGAGATCGAGATCGAGAAGACAAAATTTACGATGAGGCGGTAGCTATTGCAAATGCTTATGATCCACTTCAAGCTCTCGAAGCTATCGATTTTTTGGAAGAAGAAGAAGTCGAAAACGAAGGTCCGTCTATACCAAAAGCTCCTAGAAGAAATTTTCCACGAGATAGAGAAGGAAAAGCAAAACAACTCTACAACGATTATTTTTCAGACGATCCCACTTTCCCGCTTGATAAGTTCCGTAGACGCTATTGTATGAGCAAGTCTTTGTTTATCCGCATTTGTCGAGGTATAATTAACTTTAATCAAGAACCCATTCCCGATTATTTTACATTCTTTAAACAAAAACAAGATGCTACGGGTCAATGGGGTTTTAATGTTTTTCAAAAATGTACGTCCGCTATTAGACAATTAGCGTACGGTGTTGCACCCGATATATTTGACGAATATTTACACATGGGTGAATCTACTAGTTATTTGTGTTTGGAAAACTTTTGCAAAAGTGTTTTGCACTTATATTCGGCGGAGTACTTGAGAAGGCCAAATGCACACGATGCGCAACGTTTAATTTCAAAACATGAAGAAATACATGATTTTCCGGGTATGTTAGGGAGcatcgattgtatgcattggggTTGGAGAAATTGTCTCGTTGCTTGGGAAGGGCAATATACACGTGGTGATCATGGTTACCCAACAATTATGTTAGAAGTTGTTGCCTCGTATGATACACGGATTTGA
- the LOC139896020 gene encoding alpha-galactosidase-like — MNLKFVLCFTSLLLSIGITTTDAARTTFTITNDRRILLGNGLGRTPQMGWNNYNHFGCNVDEKLIMETADAMVSTGLAAVGYEYVNMDDCWAELDRDSEGNLVPKAKAFPSGIKALADYVHNIGLKLGIYVDAGTVTCSKEMPGSLGHEEQDAKTFASWGIDYLKYDNCNSHGLIPQNRYPKMEIALQNSGRPIFYSICQWQNDPATWAHKVGNSWRTTDDIKDNWDSMTSGADENDIWAAYAKPGAWNDPDMLEVGNGGMTTEEYRSHFSIWALAKAPLLIGCDIRSMSNETYEILSNKEVIDINQDTLGVQGIKVRKNGDLEVWAGPLADDKVAVILWNRGNSTSQITANWTDIGLNSTTIVDARDLWAHTTQKSIKGHISATVISHACKMYVLTPQ, encoded by the exons ATGAATCTAAAGTTTGTGTTGTGCTTCACTTCTTTGCTTCTTAGCATCGGAATTACCACTACCGATGCAGCACGTACAACCTTTACAATCACAAATGACAGAAGAATCCTTTTGGGAAACGGACTTGGGCGCACTCCTCAAATGGG GTGGAACAACTATAACCATTTTGGTTGTAATGTAGATGAAAAGTTGATCATGGAAACAG CTGACGCAATGGTATCAACCGGACTTGCTGCTGTAggatatgaatatgttaatatgg ATGATTGCTGGGCCGAACTTGATAGAGATTCAGAG GGGAATCTGGTTCCTAAAGCAAAGGCATTTCCATCTGGTATCAAAGCATTAGCTGATTATGTTCATAACATAGGATTAAAACTTGGAATCTACGTCGATGCAGG AACTGTAACATGTAGCAAGGAAATGCCCGGATCATTAGGCCATGAAGAACAAGATGCAAAGACATTCGCCTCATGG GGAATCGACTATCTAAAGTACGACAACTGTAACAGCCACGGTCTAATCCCACAGAATAG GTATCCAAAAATGGAAATAGCCTTGCAGAACTCAGGAAGACCTATTTTCTATTCAATATGTCAATG GCAAAATGACCCTGCAACTTGGGCACATAAAGTAGGCAATAGCTGGAGAACTACTGACGATATTAAAGATAATTGGGATAG CATGACTTCAGGGGCTGATGAAAATGATATATGGGCAGCTTACGCGAAACCTGGAGCATGGAATG ACCCTGACATGTTGGAGGTTGGGAACGGAGGTATGACAACAGAGGAATACCGTTCACATTTTAGTATTTGGGCGTTAGCAAAG GCACCTCTATTGATTGGTTGTGACATACGATCAATGAGCAATGAAACATACGAAATACTTAGTAATAAAGAAGTTATCGACATCAATCAAG ATACACTTGGAGTTCAAGGGATCAAAGTTCGCAAGAATGGTGATTTGGAG GTATGGGCTGGGCCTCTTGCAGATGACAAAGTTGCAGTAATTCTATGGAATAGAGGAAACTCAACAAGCCAAATTACTGCTAATTGGACTGATATTGGACTCAATTCAACAACAATCGTTGATGCCCGCGACTTATGGGCT CATACAACTCAAAAATCAATCAAGGGACACATATCTGCAACAGTAATATCACACGCTTGTAAAATGTATGTTCTTACACCACAATGA